The following coding sequences are from one Betaproteobacteria bacterium window:
- a CDS encoding dihydrofolate reductase, protein MLLEAPATSPAVVLVAAVARNGIIGRGNDLVWRDPLDMQHFKALTAGGTVVMGRKTWESLPPRFRPLPGRRNLVVSRQPGYLAPGAEVVSSFPAALASAAGADAVFVIGGGELYALALPYATRLELTEVDIAPEGDARFPEIRGDTWHEVEREEHRTADGIRFAFVSWRQR, encoded by the coding sequence ATGCTGCTCGAAGCCCCCGCCACTTCCCCCGCCGTCGTCCTGGTGGCGGCGGTCGCCCGCAACGGCATCATCGGCCGGGGTAACGACCTGGTCTGGCGCGACCCCCTGGACATGCAGCATTTCAAGGCGCTCACCGCAGGGGGAACGGTGGTCATGGGCCGCAAGACCTGGGAATCCCTGCCGCCCCGCTTTCGCCCCCTGCCCGGCCGGCGCAATCTGGTGGTCAGCCGTCAGCCCGGCTACCTCGCGCCCGGGGCGGAGGTCGTTTCATCCTTCCCTGCCGCCCTGGCAAGCGCCGCCGGGGCCGACGCCGTATTCGTCATCGGCGGCGGCGAGCTTTACGCCCTTGCACTGCCCTACGCCACCCGGCTGGAACTCACCGAGGTCGATATCGCTCCGGAGGGAGACGCGCGTTTTCCCGAAATCCGAGGCGACACTTGGCACGAGGTGGAACGGGAGGAGCACCGAACGGCCGACGGCATCCGCTTTGCCTTCGTGAGCTGGCGGCAGCGGTAA
- a CDS encoding dCTP deaminase — translation MAIKSDKWIRRMAREQGMIEPFSPDLVREVNGHKIVSYGTSSYGYDIRCAREFRVFTNINSTIVDPKAFDPKSFVEIEGDHCIIPPNSFALARTVEYFRIPRSVLTVCLGKSTYARCGIIVNVTPFEPEWEGYVTLEFSNTTPLPAKIYAGEGCAQVLFFESDEVCETSYKDRGGKYQGQVGVTLPKI, via the coding sequence ATGGCCATAAAATCAGATAAATGGATACGGCGCATGGCCCGGGAGCAGGGGATGATCGAGCCCTTTTCGCCCGATCTGGTGCGCGAGGTCAATGGTCACAAGATCGTTTCCTACGGCACTTCCAGCTACGGCTACGATATCCGCTGTGCCCGGGAATTCCGGGTATTCACCAATATCAATTCGACCATCGTCGATCCCAAGGCCTTCGATCCCAAATCCTTCGTCGAAATCGAGGGCGATCACTGCATCATCCCCCCCAATTCCTTCGCCCTGGCCCGCACCGTCGAGTACTTCCGCATCCCCCGCTCCGTGCTCACCGTCTGCCTGGGCAAGTCGACCTACGCCCGCTGCGGCATCATCGTGAATGTCACCCCCTTCGAGCCCGAGTGGGAAGGCTACGTCACTCTGGAGTTTTCCAACACCACCCCCCTGCCGGCCAAGATCTACGCCGGCGAGGGCTGTGCCCAGGTGCTCTTCTTTGAGTCCGACGAGGTCTGCGAGACATCCTACAAGGACCGCGGCGGCAAGTATCAGGGGCAGGTAGGCGTAACCCTGCCCAAGATCTGA
- a CDS encoding arginine/lysine/ornithine decarboxylase: MRFHFPVIIIDEDFRSENASGLGIRALAEAIEKESMEVLGVTSYGDLTSFAQQQSRASCFILSIDDEELANEPEETLAELRAFVTEIRCRNSDIPIFLHGETRTSRHIPNDVLRELHGFIHMFEDTPEFIARYVVREARAYVDSLPPPFFRALTHYAADGSYSWHCPGHSGGVAFLKSPVGQMFHQFFGENMLRADVCNAVEELGQLLDHTGPVAASERNAARIFNADHLYFVTNGTSTSNKIVWHSTVAPGDIVVVDRNCHKSVLHSIMMTGAVPVFLMPTRNNYGIIGPIPKAEFAWENIQKKIAANPFATDKNAKPRVLTITQSTYDGVLYNVEAIKEELDGKIDTLHFDEAWLPHAAFHDFYGDYHAIGADRPRCRESMVFATQSTHKLLAGLSQASQILVQDAENQRLDRDVFNEAYLMHTSTSPQYSIIASCDVAAAMMEEPGGTALVEESIAEALDFRRAMRKVDEEWGTDWWFRVWGPDDLSEEGIEEREAWMLKPGERWHGFGRLAEGFNMLDPIKATIITPGLDVDGDFADDIGIPAAIVTKYLAEHGVIVEKCGLYSFFIMFTIGITKGRWNTLVTALQQFKDDYDKNQPLWKVLPEFVQKNPRYERVGLKELCTQIHGVYKQNDVARLTTEMYLSDMVPAMRPADAFAKMAHREIERVPVDALEGRVTAVLLTPYPPGIPLLIPGERFNATICSYLKFAREFNAAFPGFETDIHGLVKGEDGRYHVDCVR; this comes from the coding sequence ATGCGCTTCCACTTTCCCGTCATCATCATCGACGAAGACTTCCGCTCCGAAAACGCCTCGGGCCTCGGTATCCGCGCCCTGGCCGAAGCCATCGAGAAGGAGAGCATGGAAGTCCTCGGCGTCACCAGCTACGGCGATCTGACCTCCTTCGCGCAGCAGCAGAGCCGGGCGTCCTGCTTCATCCTCTCCATCGACGACGAGGAACTGGCCAACGAACCCGAGGAAACCCTCGCGGAACTGCGCGCCTTCGTCACCGAAATCCGCTGCCGCAACAGCGACATCCCCATCTTCCTGCACGGCGAGACCCGTACCTCGCGCCACATCCCCAACGATGTGCTGCGTGAATTGCACGGCTTCATCCACATGTTCGAGGACACGCCCGAGTTCATTGCCCGCTACGTGGTGCGCGAAGCTCGGGCCTATGTGGATTCCCTGCCACCGCCGTTCTTCCGGGCGCTGACCCACTACGCCGCCGACGGCTCCTACTCCTGGCACTGTCCGGGCCATTCCGGCGGCGTTGCCTTCCTGAAGAGCCCGGTGGGCCAGATGTTCCACCAATTCTTCGGCGAGAACATGCTGCGGGCCGACGTCTGCAACGCCGTCGAAGAACTCGGCCAGCTCCTCGACCATACCGGTCCGGTGGCCGCGTCCGAGCGCAATGCCGCCCGCATCTTCAACGCCGACCACCTCTACTTCGTCACCAACGGGACGTCGACCTCCAACAAGATCGTCTGGCACTCCACCGTGGCGCCGGGGGATATCGTGGTGGTGGACCGCAACTGCCACAAGTCGGTGCTGCACTCCATCATGATGACCGGCGCTGTGCCGGTCTTCCTCATGCCCACCCGCAATAACTACGGCATCATCGGCCCCATCCCCAAGGCCGAGTTCGCTTGGGAAAACATCCAGAAGAAAATCGCCGCCAACCCCTTCGCCACCGACAAGAATGCCAAGCCGCGGGTGCTCACCATCACCCAGTCCACCTACGATGGCGTGCTCTACAACGTCGAGGCCATCAAGGAAGAACTGGACGGCAAGATCGACACCCTGCACTTCGACGAGGCCTGGCTGCCCCACGCCGCCTTCCACGACTTCTACGGCGACTATCACGCCATCGGCGCCGACCGGCCTCGCTGTCGGGAATCCATGGTCTTTGCCACCCAGTCGACCCACAAGCTCCTGGCCGGCCTGTCGCAAGCTTCGCAAATCCTGGTGCAGGACGCCGAAAACCAGCGTCTCGACCGCGACGTATTCAACGAAGCCTACCTGATGCACACCTCCACCTCGCCGCAGTATTCCATCATCGCTTCCTGCGATGTGGCGGCGGCCATGATGGAAGAACCCGGCGGCACCGCTCTGGTGGAGGAATCTATCGCCGAAGCCCTCGACTTCCGCCGCGCCATGCGCAAGGTCGATGAGGAGTGGGGCACCGACTGGTGGTTCAGGGTCTGGGGCCCGGACGACCTCTCCGAAGAAGGCATCGAGGAGCGGGAGGCCTGGATGTTGAAGCCCGGCGAGCGCTGGCACGGGTTCGGTCGGTTGGCGGAAGGCTTCAATATGCTCGATCCCATCAAGGCCACCATAATCACCCCGGGGCTGGACGTGGATGGCGACTTTGCCGACGACATCGGCATTCCGGCGGCCATCGTCACCAAATACCTGGCCGAGCATGGGGTCATCGTCGAGAAGTGCGGCCTCTACAGCTTCTTCATCATGTTCACCATCGGCATCACCAAGGGCCGCTGGAACACCCTGGTCACCGCCCTGCAGCAGTTCAAGGACGACTACGACAAGAACCAGCCCCTGTGGAAGGTGCTGCCGGAATTCGTGCAGAAGAACCCCCGCTACGAGCGCGTCGGCCTGAAAGAGCTGTGCACCCAGATTCACGGCGTCTACAAGCAGAACGACGTGGCCCGTCTGACCACCGAGATGTACCTCTCGGACATGGTGCCCGCCATGCGCCCGGCCGACGCCTTCGCCAAGATGGCCCACCGGGAGATCGAACGGGTGCCGGTGGATGCCCTGGAGGGCCGCGTCACGGCGGTTCTGCTGACGCCCTACCCGCCGGGTATTCCTCTGCTGATTCCGGGTGAGCGTTTCAACGCCACCATCTGTAGTTACCTGAAGTTTGCCCGTGAATTCAACGCCGCCTTCCCCGGTTTCGAGACCGACATCCATGGTCTGGTCAAGGGGGAAGACGGGCGCTACCACGTGGATTGCGTGCGATGA
- the glgA gene encoding glycogen synthase GlgA yields MRILFATSEIAPWVKTGGLGDVAAALPQALRALGADLRVLVPAYPALRKAFPAALELAALPPLAPALPPCRLLGADSSGLPLLLLDCPPLFDRPGNPYLDAQGQDWGDNGQRFGLLSRVAALLGQDNSPLPWRADLVHAHDWQTALAAAFLHYEGGAASLVTIHNIAFQGCFPKSLAADLGLPDHAWRFDGVEYHGQLSFLKAGLQLADRISTVSPTYAREIQGEAFGYGLAPLLRHRAEALSGILNGIDTALWNPARDPALAFSFNAGRLGAKRGNRTVLQESLGLAVCDDRPILGVISRLTHQKGLDLLLTLGEGLAHLPAQLVVLGSGERELEAGFTALAAAHPGQIAVTIGFDEALAHRIEAGADAFLMPSRFEPCGLNQMYSLAYGTPPVVRATGGLADTVVDLNPESLAAGQANGFVLQDATPHALWLALERVVAAWRERRTWHRLQQNGMRRDWSWKPAARAYQQLYREACGRR; encoded by the coding sequence ATGAGAATTCTTTTCGCCACGTCCGAAATCGCCCCCTGGGTCAAGACCGGCGGCCTGGGCGATGTTGCCGCCGCCCTGCCCCAGGCGCTGCGGGCTCTCGGCGCGGATCTGCGCGTCCTGGTGCCGGCCTATCCGGCCCTGCGCAAGGCCTTTCCGGCCGCCCTGGAACTGGCCGCCCTGCCCCCCCTGGCCCCCGCCCTGCCCCCCTGCCGCTTGCTGGGGGCCGATTCGTCCGGCCTACCCCTGCTCCTCCTGGACTGCCCGCCCCTCTTCGATCGGCCGGGCAATCCCTACCTGGACGCCCAGGGGCAGGACTGGGGCGACAACGGGCAGCGTTTCGGGCTGCTTTCCCGCGTCGCGGCACTGCTCGGCCAGGACAACTCGCCCCTGCCCTGGCGCGCCGATCTGGTTCACGCCCACGATTGGCAGACCGCCCTCGCGGCCGCCTTCCTGCATTACGAAGGCGGCGCAGCGAGCCTCGTCACCATCCACAACATCGCCTTCCAGGGCTGTTTTCCCAAGTCTCTGGCGGCCGACCTGGGGCTGCCCGACCACGCCTGGCGCTTCGACGGCGTCGAATACCACGGCCAGCTTTCTTTCCTCAAAGCCGGCCTGCAACTGGCGGACCGCATTTCCACCGTGAGTCCCACCTACGCCCGGGAAATCCAGGGGGAGGCCTTCGGCTACGGACTGGCTCCGCTGCTGCGCCACCGGGCCGAGGCCCTGAGCGGCATCCTCAACGGCATCGATACCGCTCTCTGGAACCCGGCCCGGGACCCCGCCCTGGCCTTCTCCTTCAACGCCGGCCGCCTGGGGGCCAAACGGGGCAACCGCACGGTACTGCAGGAATCCCTGGGGCTCGCGGTCTGCGATGACCGCCCCATCCTGGGCGTCATCAGCCGCCTTACCCATCAGAAGGGGCTCGATCTGCTGCTCACCCTGGGCGAGGGCCTCGCCCATCTGCCCGCCCAACTGGTCGTCCTGGGCAGCGGCGAGCGGGAACTGGAAGCGGGCTTCACGGCACTCGCCGCCGCCCACCCTGGCCAGATCGCGGTCACTATCGGTTTCGACGAGGCGCTGGCGCACCGCATCGAAGCAGGCGCCGACGCCTTTCTCATGCCCAGCCGCTTCGAGCCCTGCGGCCTCAACCAGATGTACAGCCTGGCCTACGGCACGCCGCCGGTGGTGCGGGCCACCGGCGGCCTGGCCGATACCGTGGTCGATCTCAACCCCGAATCCCTGGCCGCCGGGCAGGCCAACGGTTTCGTCCTCCAGGACGCCACGCCCCACGCCCTGTGGCTTGCCCTGGAGCGGGTCGTCGCCGCCTGGCGAGAACGTCGTACCTGGCATCGATTGCAGCAAAACGGCATGCGCCGGGATTGGTCCTGGAAGCCCGCCGCGCGGGCCTACCAGCAGCTTTACCGGGAAGCCTGCGGGCGCCGCTAG
- a CDS encoding FecR domain-containing protein, with protein MKREVRLLLLCLAWSVAGSGGAAEVAAGIVFSAGAATIVTADGQRRPASRGGELLAGEAIETGEDGRAQLRFRDGASLSLQPATRFRVDDFRFAGGSGSPEDRGFFSLLKGGFRTITGLIGKGRREQYRVGTTVATIGIRGTEYSAQLGAGGLVLTTISGQVEVCNAAGCVLVNPGETTTVADKDSKPGPGGAPKVGQGDLLPQLPSGPGADDRSRVPVRPVEPPPINRNTTNW; from the coding sequence ATGAAGAGGGAGGTGCGCCTGCTCCTTCTGTGCCTGGCCTGGAGCGTGGCCGGGTCCGGGGGGGCTGCAGAGGTTGCGGCAGGAATCGTTTTTTCCGCAGGAGCGGCGACCATCGTCACCGCGGACGGCCAACGTCGTCCGGCTTCCCGAGGTGGCGAGCTGCTCGCCGGGGAAGCGATCGAAACCGGGGAAGACGGCCGCGCCCAACTGCGCTTCCGGGACGGCGCCAGTCTGTCCCTGCAACCGGCCACACGCTTTCGGGTGGACGACTTCCGCTTCGCGGGGGGGAGCGGAAGTCCCGAAGACCGGGGGTTTTTCTCCCTGCTCAAGGGGGGCTTCCGCACCATCACCGGCTTGATCGGCAAGGGGCGCCGCGAGCAGTACCGGGTAGGCACCACGGTCGCCACCATCGGCATCCGTGGGACCGAGTATTCCGCCCAGCTGGGAGCTGGGGGTCTGGTCCTCACCACGATTTCCGGTCAGGTCGAAGTCTGTAATGCGGCGGGCTGCGTCTTGGTCAATCCGGGCGAAACCACCACCGTCGCCGACAAGGACAGCAAACCCGGCCCCGGGGGGGCTCCCAAGGTCGGCCAGGGCGATTTGCTGCCCCAACTGCCCAGTGGCCCGGGGGCGGACGACCGCAGTCGGGTGCCGGTGCGGCCCGTGGAGCCGCCTCCCATCAACCGAAATACAACAAACTGGTAG
- a CDS encoding DUF560 domain-containing protein translates to MRVVRGLKKIVVVVGLALVAAPLPVLADGVTDQAKGLIEQGKGAEAYRMLDILESERAGDPVYDLLLGISALDAGQGTRAIFALERVLAVEPNNVRARAEIARAYMLVGETEAARAEFETTKKQGVPPEVAATIDKLVVAIDRMADASRTSIKGYIEGIIGHDSNANAAPSRSTVAVPVLGGLPFTLDSDSRTRSDWFGTLGGGISIRHPVSPGVVLLGGLSGSHRWNFDHTDLDTASIDAYGGVLLNQGRNVYSITAQSSTLFVDDEDFRRANGVTGLWQHNLDSRNQLSAFAQYSNLNYLTQSVRNADRYVLGGAWAHAFREGQVAFLSAYRANERPEKSNVDHLGHHAYGLRAGGQWGLDAKFTLFGSVAFEHRRYGGEDPSFLKRRSDDQLNLNLGATYLVTKELSVTPQISLTDNQSNVHFNDYRRDIFSVTVRREF, encoded by the coding sequence GTGCGTGTCGTTCGTGGGTTGAAGAAAATTGTCGTCGTCGTCGGGCTCGCTCTGGTTGCGGCGCCGCTCCCGGTGCTGGCCGATGGGGTGACGGATCAGGCCAAGGGCCTCATCGAGCAGGGCAAGGGCGCCGAGGCCTACCGCATGCTCGACATCCTGGAGAGCGAGCGGGCGGGGGATCCGGTCTATGACCTGCTGCTCGGCATCTCCGCCCTGGACGCAGGCCAGGGAACCCGGGCGATCTTTGCCCTGGAGCGGGTTCTGGCGGTGGAGCCCAACAACGTTCGCGCCCGGGCGGAAATCGCCCGCGCCTACATGCTTGTGGGCGAGACCGAGGCAGCCAGGGCCGAATTCGAAACCACCAAGAAGCAAGGGGTTCCGCCCGAAGTCGCCGCCACCATCGACAAGCTGGTCGTCGCCATCGACCGCATGGCCGACGCGAGCCGCACCTCGATCAAAGGCTACATCGAAGGGATCATCGGACACGATTCCAACGCCAACGCCGCGCCCAGTCGCAGTACGGTGGCGGTTCCGGTTCTGGGCGGCCTGCCCTTCACCCTCGATTCCGACAGCCGCACGCGCAGTGACTGGTTCGGTACCCTGGGCGGAGGCATCAGCATCCGCCATCCCGTGTCGCCTGGCGTCGTCCTGCTGGGGGGGCTCTCAGGCTCCCATCGCTGGAACTTCGACCATACCGACCTCGACACGGCCAGCATCGACGCCTACGGGGGCGTCCTGCTCAACCAGGGGCGCAACGTCTATTCCATCACCGCCCAAAGTTCCACCCTCTTCGTCGATGACGAAGACTTTCGGCGGGCCAACGGTGTCACCGGCTTGTGGCAGCACAATCTCGACTCGCGCAACCAGTTGAGTGCCTTCGCCCAGTATTCCAATCTGAATTACCTCACCCAGTCGGTGCGCAATGCCGATCGCTATGTCCTGGGCGGCGCCTGGGCCCACGCCTTCCGCGAGGGGCAGGTCGCCTTCCTCAGCGCCTACCGGGCCAACGAGCGCCCGGAAAAATCCAATGTGGACCACCTGGGTCACCACGCCTACGGGCTGCGGGCCGGGGGGCAGTGGGGGCTGGATGCCAAGTTCACGCTGTTCGGCAGCGTGGCCTTCGAACACCGCCGCTACGGCGGCGAGGATCCTTCCTTCCTCAAGCGGCGCAGCGACGACCAGTTGAACCTCAACCTGGGCGCCACCTATCTGGTCACCAAGGAGCTGTCGGTGACACCGCAGATTTCCCTGACCGACAACCAGTCCAACGTACACTTCAACGATTACCGTCGCGACATCTTTTCCGTGACGGTGCGTCGTGAATTCTGA
- a CDS encoding restriction endonuclease, whose product MRLATVVEIQERLMIVFPDGTAQRNYLTREMAARTVFVCLYAGAIEGNDCWIRPNQVCRMTDAQAARTDTASRETWCRDSARGGFTPPVGTPWFADTTREPIRDETIGEGFLPVRAMIERPGIATTSSKGRYALEASFSALFSPALSSEEFASAAATWRASHLNKAALARQALVARGALVGQGQVTVRFPNGETRTLASGPSSAIAKAVIEEFAPRFLRQAHVLWLSESGNKLVARDEQLAATLGIRIDVSRALPDLILVDLGDDAEGQGFLVVFVEFVASDGPINALRRDALTVIATDAGFASESLAFLTAFSDRSSPQFKKSMAEIAWGSFVWLVSEPAHLIHLRAEGQVLLSQLS is encoded by the coding sequence ATGAGACTGGCGACGGTCGTAGAAATACAGGAAAGACTCATGATCGTCTTTCCCGACGGCACCGCCCAGCGCAATTACCTGACACGGGAAATGGCTGCCCGCACCGTTTTCGTCTGCCTCTACGCTGGCGCCATTGAAGGCAATGATTGCTGGATACGCCCCAATCAGGTGTGCCGCATGACCGACGCCCAGGCAGCGCGGACCGACACGGCCAGCCGCGAGACATGGTGTCGCGACTCTGCAAGAGGTGGCTTTACGCCACCGGTAGGAACCCCCTGGTTTGCCGATACGACCCGGGAACCTATCCGCGACGAAACCATTGGCGAGGGCTTTCTGCCTGTCCGCGCCATGATTGAACGCCCAGGTATCGCGACCACATCATCCAAAGGGCGCTACGCGCTCGAAGCAAGCTTTTCTGCGCTGTTTTCACCAGCACTCTCCAGCGAAGAATTTGCGAGCGCTGCGGCCACATGGAGGGCAAGCCATCTCAACAAGGCAGCCTTGGCGCGCCAAGCCCTGGTCGCTCGCGGTGCGCTTGTCGGTCAGGGCCAGGTCACAGTACGTTTCCCCAATGGCGAAACCAGAACCCTGGCCTCCGGCCCCTCAAGTGCAATCGCCAAAGCGGTCATCGAGGAATTTGCCCCGCGATTCCTGCGTCAAGCCCACGTTCTCTGGCTCTCGGAATCCGGAAACAAACTGGTCGCACGAGACGAGCAACTCGCCGCCACGCTTGGCATCCGGATAGACGTTTCCCGGGCCTTGCCCGACCTCATACTTGTGGATCTAGGTGACGACGCCGAAGGCCAGGGGTTTCTCGTCGTCTTCGTCGAGTTCGTCGCAAGCGACGGCCCGATCAACGCCCTGCGTCGGGACGCTCTGACAGTCATCGCGACTGATGCAGGCTTTGCCAGCGAGAGCCTTGCTTTTCTCACCGCCTTTTCTGATCGCTCGTCCCCCCAGTTCAAGAAATCGATGGCAGAAATTGCCTGGGGATCGTTCGTCTGGCTGGTCTCCGAACCCGCCCACCTCATTCACCTTCGCGCCGAGGGGCAAGTGTTGCTCTCGCAGTTGTCGTAG
- a CDS encoding DUF4082 domain-containing protein encodes MTTINTGKALALALGLCTSFYAQAAAIDLTTPGAEYNGGAYTLGFEFTVASNRTITSLGVYDSGANGLSSNAQIGIWDTSGNLLTSTTILAGTGQLDGLFRYVNISGFSLVAGTHYIIGSYTTDLASSLNTGQGGAGSIDPGVDVIVDRYSNFNSIFSFPTQTDGHADGAWLGANFRTGATGSVPEPASLALIALGLIGIGLGRQRKS; translated from the coding sequence ATGACGACAATCAACACCGGTAAGGCACTGGCCCTGGCGCTGGGCCTTTGCACTTCGTTTTACGCCCAGGCCGCGGCCATCGATCTCACCACCCCCGGCGCCGAGTATAACGGCGGGGCATACACGCTTGGCTTTGAATTCACGGTCGCGTCCAACCGGACCATTACTTCGCTGGGTGTTTACGACTCGGGTGCTAACGGGCTGAGTTCCAATGCGCAGATCGGCATTTGGGATACCTCGGGAAATCTGCTTACCTCGACCACGATCCTGGCGGGCACGGGGCAACTGGACGGCCTGTTCCGCTATGTCAATATCAGCGGCTTCTCGCTGGTCGCGGGAACCCACTACATTATCGGCTCTTACACCACCGACCTGGCCTCGTCTCTCAACACAGGCCAGGGCGGCGCCGGCAGCATCGACCCGGGCGTGGACGTCATCGTCGATCGGTACAGCAATTTCAATTCGATTTTCTCGTTCCCGACTCAGACGGATGGACATGCCGATGGCGCCTGGCTCGGGGCGAACTTCAGGACCGGCGCGACGGGTTCCGTTCCCGAACCCGCGAGTTTGGCGCTTATTGCCCTGGGTCTGATCGGGATCGGGCTTGGCCGTCAGAGAAAATCCTAA
- a CDS encoding FecR domain-containing protein, whose product MPSKTRIAQAAALISLGLVTQSALAAGAARVDFSSGNVSAISASGAQRPLAKGAEVAPGETIATGDNGRTQLRFADGAQMSLQPKSEFRIEAYEHKGGDGDKGFFNLLRGGLRTITGLIGRGNKDAYRVTTQVATIGIRGTEYSVGYGGPDGQGVLIHTGEGAVEVCNAAGCVIVSGGESALVTGKDAKPSVAGAPPVLPPQQPPAEAVTPYGAGDCAASGGGSCVLGGDLTSGNKYAVAVAGVFDGSADIYSFATPADAVFGDGSTLKSVSDSDGQHLTAGVVKGALAIDGVIGWGVWATGAGVVNCDGACSVNVTQLHYIAGLPTSNADISALQSANLIGTYSLAGYTLPTSESGVVGNVTGGTLTAHFGPSVVSVAVNLGVAIGGSNYALSGTGTASGSRFSGGDGSTFGFNGFFAGANASHAGIAYKFGAGGLEEHVVGAAAFRRTSTTSAGGSISLD is encoded by the coding sequence ATGCCATCCAAGACTCGCATTGCACAAGCCGCGGCCCTCATTTCCCTGGGCCTCGTGACCCAGTCTGCCCTGGCGGCCGGGGCCGCCCGCGTCGATTTCTCGTCGGGCAACGTGTCGGCCATTTCCGCCTCCGGTGCCCAGCGGCCCTTGGCCAAGGGGGCCGAAGTCGCTCCCGGCGAAACCATCGCCACCGGCGACAACGGGCGTACGCAATTGCGCTTTGCCGACGGCGCCCAGATGTCCCTCCAACCCAAGAGCGAATTCCGCATCGAGGCCTATGAACACAAGGGGGGTGACGGAGACAAGGGCTTCTTCAACCTGTTGCGCGGCGGCCTGCGCACCATCACCGGACTCATCGGGCGCGGCAACAAGGACGCCTACCGGGTGACCACCCAGGTGGCCACCATCGGCATCCGGGGCACCGAGTATTCCGTGGGCTATGGCGGGCCCGACGGCCAAGGCGTGCTGATCCATACCGGCGAAGGCGCGGTGGAAGTCTGTAACGCGGCCGGCTGCGTCATCGTCTCGGGGGGCGAGTCGGCTCTCGTGACGGGCAAGGACGCCAAACCGAGCGTGGCCGGCGCCCCACCTGTCCTTCCGCCGCAGCAACCTCCGGCAGAGGCCGTGACGCCCTACGGTGCCGGCGATTGCGCCGCATCGGGGGGCGGCTCTTGTGTGCTGGGGGGCGATCTGACTTCCGGCAACAAGTATGCCGTGGCCGTGGCCGGTGTGTTCGACGGTTCGGCTGATATCTACAGCTTCGCGACGCCGGCCGACGCTGTCTTCGGCGATGGCTCCACCCTCAAGTCCGTGTCCGACAGCGATGGTCAGCACCTCACCGCCGGGGTCGTCAAGGGCGCCCTTGCCATCGATGGCGTCATCGGTTGGGGGGTCTGGGCCACGGGGGCGGGGGTGGTCAACTGTGACGGCGCCTGTTCCGTCAATGTGACCCAATTGCACTACATCGCAGGTCTGCCGACCTCGAATGCCGACATTTCCGCCCTGCAGAGCGCCAACCTCATCGGCACCTACAGCCTGGCCGGCTACACGCTGCCCACCTCCGAATCCGGCGTGGTGGGGAACGTGACCGGCGGCACACTTACCGCCCATTTCGGACCAAGCGTTGTCTCCGTGGCCGTCAATCTCGGTGTCGCCATCGGCGGGTCGAACTATGCCCTTTCGGGCACCGGTACCGCGAGTGGCTCGAGGTTTTCCGGAGGCGACGGCAGTACCTTCGGATTCAATGGCTTCTTTGCCGGCGCCAACGCCTCCCATGCGGGCATCGCTTACAAGTTTGGTGCCGGTGGTCTGGAGGAGCACGTGGTGGGCGCCGCCGCCTTCCGCCGCACCAGCACGACCAGCGCCGGGGGCAGCATCTCGCTCGATTGA